In one window of Carassius auratus strain Wakin chromosome 28, ASM336829v1, whole genome shotgun sequence DNA:
- the LOC113046546 gene encoding alpha-N-acetylgalactosaminide alpha-2,6-sialyltransferase 2, which produces LLCRAGLEAEVNWFEKKAEEEAVPACSLRHTIKKDDHLKRKFSFLVPVLQWRDSFSNSHWQKLQNEPLPYGWKDQSFYEISKTLSLLSDPANSHLFERKTSDTCVRCAVVGNGGILNGSRQGKTIDSHDYVFRVNGAIIQGFENDVGTKTSFYGFTTNSLKNSLIDYYQDGFHNVPRDPDIGYIFIPAETRAYLMLAAAIQGVSVTSGPDKGDRPSEIFGYNPEIHQFKMIHPSFIQYVTQRFLKSPLLEQYRDTYIPTSGALMLLVALHTCDQVSAFGFMTENYKDFSCHYYDKVMKPLVSYTNHDMEMEGRLWKQLHSQKVLWLYQR; this is translated from the exons TTGCTCTGCAGGGCTGGATTAGAGGCTGAAGTAAACTGGTTTGAAAAAAAAGCTGAAGAGGAG GCAGTGCCAGCCTGCTCCTTGAGACATACCATAAAGAAAGACGATCATCTGAAGAGAAAGTTTAGCTTCTTGGTGCCTGTTCTGCAGTGGCGTGATTCTTTTAGCAATTCACATTGGCAAAAACTCCAGAATGAACCGTTGCCATATGGCTGGAAGGACCAGTCTTTCTATG AAATAAGCAAGACACTTTCCCTGCTCTCAGATCCTGCCAACAGTCATCTGTTTGAGCGGAAAACATCAGATACCTGTGTGCGTTGCGCTGTGGTGGGTAACGGAGGTATTCTGAATGGATCCAGGCAGGGGAAAACCATAGACAGTCACGATTATGTTTTCAG GGTAAATGGGGCAATAATCCAAGGGTTTGAGAATGATGTTGGGACAAAGACGTCTTTCTACGGCTTCACCACCAACTCTCTCAAGAACTCCTTAATTGATTATTACCAAGATGGCTTCCACAATGTACCACGTGATCCG GACATCGGGTATATTTTTATCCCCGCTGAGACTCGAGCCTATTTGATGCTGGCAGCTGCCATCCAGGGTGTGTCTGTAACCTCGGGACCTGATAAAGGGGACAG GCCCTCAGAAATTTTTGGATATAATCCTGAAATACATCAGTTCAAGAtgatccatccatccttcattcaATATGTGACTCAAAG GTTCCTAAAATCTCCACTGCTGGAGCAATATAGAGATACGTACATACCCACCTCGGGTGCACTTATGCTTTTGGTGGCTTTACACACTTGTGACCAG GTCTCTGCATTTGGATTTATGACAGAAAATTACAAAGACTTCTCATGCCATTACTATGACAAAGTGATGAAGCCTTTGGTCTCCTATACTAACCATGACATGGAGATGGAGGGACGTCTGTGGAAGCAGCTGCACTCTCAAAAAGTCTTGTGGCTATatcagagataa